Genomic segment of Oscarella lobularis chromosome 13, ooOscLobu1.1, whole genome shotgun sequence:
GTTCGCGTAAGGAGATTTTGATGGATTCGCGAGGACGCGTTCTCTATCGTCCGCCGCCGGTCGGACGAGAGCGCTATTTCGGCGAAGGCGAGGAGCCGGATGTCGGAGAGGATTACGTTCGCGACGAGGGAATCGAATTGTGGTGGTCGCCCAGCACGACGGGGCTCGATCGCGATGATGACGAGTTCTTGTTTCGGGGAAAGAGAGGAAATGGTGTCGAGTGGAATGAGGACggggaaaaggaagaggctGGAGGAGATAGAGGATTTGTTAATTTTATGTGAATagttttgtcttttcttttttacctGGCTATTGACTGAGTGGAGTGGGTGGAAATTAGTGTCTCAGCAAACGGTTTGATATTGGACAACCTAAATAAGAGAAGCTCACAAATGTTGACATTTAGATGCACCTCCTGTTTTTCACATCACGTTTGGTACATTAAATTTATAtatcgaaatcgacgttgtACTGTTCCAGAGTCACACGTTTGTGTCCAGTATATTGATATTCCACTCTTGTGGCAGGTAATCAGGAAGTGAGCAACCTGTAGACTAACTTTTGACTTGGGGCGGCTGGAAGGGCGTAATCTCGGTTTTTCGCGGCTCTTGAAAGACGATAACTAGTCGCACGTGGCGGAAGACaaggacgaagaaaaatgaatgacctgaattttctctcgctctttGCCTCCACACAATGGCGGCCGATCTCGGGCTCGAACGGGTCTGAACGCGCTTCGCCGGCCCTTCGTGGCCAGCTCTTCGTCCGTCCTAGAGCGTCCATCTGCAAGAAACGCGTCATTATGTAGGAGAGGACTACTGAAGGAAGTGCCCCGGATGTCTTGCACTTTATTATTCAAAGCCTGACCACATACCTGCCAACCTTTGAACAAGCCAAAGCGGGAGATTTTTGAGTGCCGCGCcccgaaaaaaatttctggTGTGACCAGTCCAAGCTTTTaaaacaataaattaaatattacATCTAATGATCCGGCTAAGTTATAGAAATGAAAGCTAAAGATTGTCTCTGCGTGTGAGTCTCGACGCTCCGCAGTCTGCTCCTCTCCGGTATTGCTTGCAGTACTACTCATATCGGGGTCACGGTACGCTTTCAGTGCCGTAGGAAGATATTTTAGAGAGGGGAGGCTGCGCGCGCTATGCgcgcgcaaaaaatttttgagaccacgcccacataaTGCATTTTTGAGGTTGATTTTTGCTACTTTAAAGTGCTTACTAAATAACTGGATAACCGAATATTTCGCGAATGAACCAAATCTAGGGAAGTCCCCAAAGCGGGAGAAAAACTGCTTTTTTTGGAAAGCGGGCGGGAGGCCAATTTTTGCCTCAAAAGCGGGAGTTCTCCCGCTAAAGCGGGAGAGTTGGCAGCTATGCTGACCATTTATGTTCAGACTACATCACGTGATTACTCTGGTACAGGACATgacataataataattgcaGTTTATTAAACTGCCATAATCCTCTGCAAGTCAGAAGTTTTTATTCGAAAAAAACTTAGCCTCGTACCCAGACCTTTCTCTGTGTCCCGTATAACGGTCCCCAGCGAAAGGTCTGGTACGGCTCCGCCCCAAATGTTCCTGAGGACCAATTAGTGAGGGCGTGTCCTTACGCACGCGAAGCAGGAACGTCGATCAACTCTTCGAGATCGACGTTCCTGCTTCGATAAAACCGTCTTCGACATTCGCGACGTATGTTTGCATCTTGTTCGTAAGCTTTGTGTAGCCGTTTCGGCGCAGATAGGACCCAGAACTGTTGCAATGCTTACGAACGAAATGTGAACATacgtcgaagacggttcTATCGGTTCCAATCGAAGCAGGAACGTCGATCTTCGACGTTCCTGCTTCGCGTGCGTAAGGACACGCCCTCACTAATTGGTCCTCTGGAACATTTGGGGCGGAGCCGTACCAGACCTTTCGCTGGGGACCGTTATACGGGACACAGAGAAAGGTCTGGGTACGAGGCTAAAAAAAACTGTGGCCAGACAACGAACAAGGGGGAAACAAAAAGCGAGTTGGGAAGGcgcgaaaaaagcaaaacaaaaaagtgAGTCAGAAAGGCACGACTAGTGTGACTCAGACTGTGACAACAGCAAAAAGAATGGCTATTTTGGACGCACTTTCATCTCAGTGAACTTCAGCGAATAATAATGGCCTCTCCATGTTTTCCAATCAATGCCGTTAGCAAACGTTGTGATAGCTCCAGAGCTGTGATACAGACCGTTTAGATTTGACCGATGACAGTCCCTATACCACCAAGCACCATCATATCTCTCAGCACAATTATGGCTGACCGGGCTGTGGTGTTTATCCTTCGTGCTGAATTTCATCCCGTTTTGGTACGTAAAAGAGTCACCAGCATCGAATACGAGGCAAGAGTAAGAACATACTTTGATGCTTCGTTTCCCACTTCAAACGTCTTGTACTGAGCATATCTACTATTGCCATCAAAATCTGACATGTCAATTCGAAGTGTTTGCTGAGACTCTTTTGTAAGCCTGTTAATTTTGTCCAAACCTAGCCAGAACTCTTTGCCCAAATCGCCGAATCCATTTTTGTAGTCAACCCAATCTCGATAGAAGTCGACCGACCCGTCTTCCCGTCTTTGAAAAACAGCCCAACCCCCACCATCCGTTTCCATGTCACAGTACACTTCAAACGGTCCGTAACCGTCATCTGGATCAATAGTATACACGCCACTTTCAGTGAAGCCTTGATCGAGAGTCTCTTTGCACGTACGCAGAGGATCAGTGGGAGTAGCAGTGGGAGTAGCAGTGGGAGTAGCAGTGGGAGTAGTGGTaggggcggcggcgtttccTCCCAGTGTAATTTGCTGAAGAACCTGTTCTATGGCAGCAAGTCGACTCTTCACATCGGCGCAGCAGTCCATTTTACGATGAGAATGTGATCCTCTATTGACATTGACGGTAACCGACACACCTTCAGCAGTGACGCTACTCGTACTGCTGCAATCAGAATCGTTTCCCTGTCTTGCTACGGAACCTGATGCAACCAAGTCAGCAGTGGCCAGacacaaacaaaaaatgataGTCACTTGTACCATACCGGGAAGTCAAACACTACTGTCGAAAACGCTTAGGTTCGATCGCTTATATATCAGTTCGTGCAAAGTCCCTTCGAGACATTGTGGTTTCCGCCAAGTAGATCTCCTTCAAACCTAAGATCGCCTGATAAGGAAAGGATGAGCAAGACAAACAAAATATGTCGTCATATCTCATATAGTTGACGTCAAACCCGGCGTCGCGAGCTCTGCCTACCTAAAAATGCACACGCCAAGGTCAAAGTGCATTCATTGATCTCTTGGGGCAATCTGCCAACGGAAAGGTAACCAACGGCTTCGCTTCCAGTCTGCACGTCATGCATTTGGGCAAAGCCCGTTTGGACACGGTCTAGGTGGCTTGGGCATACACTGTATGTGCAAACAAAAATCGGTCAACAAATGAAAATAACAGTTCCTTGCAACAAGATTCTATCTAGCGAATAATCCTCTTCACGAGCCCTATCATCCGCGTAAGGAGATTTGGATGGGGTCgcgaggacaaattctctATCGTCCGCCTCCGGTCAGACGAGAAACCGGATGTCGGAGAGGATTACGTTTGCGACGAGGGAATCAAAGTGCGGTGGTCGACCAGCACGACGGagctcgatcgcgacgacgacggcgacgagttcTTGTTTTTGgggaaagaaatgaaacggTGTCAAGGCTGGGGGAGACAGAGGATTTGTTAAATTCAATagttttgtctttctttttacctGGCTTTTGACTAAGTTAGTGTCTCACCAAACGGTTTGATATTGGAcgacctaaatataaagaAGCACACAAATGCTGACATTTTAGGTGGTTCCAAGTTGTCTAGCTACACCTCCTGCTTGTGCAATATCTGGTACACTATCTGGTACACTACATCTCCTCGTTTTCGCTCATTCACCGTCTTTCTTGTGCAAGGTGTTGATCTTTGtataaaagaaaatctaCTAAATCCTTAGTAAGCGGTTCAGCAGGGGACTGCATGAGGTTGATTGAGGCAGCCTTCGCCTTCATCCTGTGTATATGCGTGCCTACAGTGCAATCCTTTTCGCCCCTAATGACCTTATCCGACTCCTggtctgtctgtctgtaaGAACGGCGTCATTAGAGAGCTGTTTGGATTGAGTAGACGCGTCATGGATTCTAGAAGAGACATTGACGCGTGGAAATCTCTCGCAAGGACCATGTGTGGCCCGAAAGTGTAGTCGAGACATTATTTTCCGCTTACTTCATCGTCAGGGTGCTTAGAGTGCCCACGAAGACcgttcgaaaacgtcgaaaagcgTGCCACGACTTAGCTGCGACTCGATCTATGAgggcgatcacgtgattattggCTTGGATCAATATGGAAAGTACATATTTCGCCTGACAACAAACAAAAAGGCTAACAAGAAAGCGCTTGTGACAAAGATGCAATGAGTTACTTTGGACGAACTTTCATTTCAGTGAACTTCAGCGAATAATTGTGCCCTCTCCACCCCTCCCAATTAATACCATCAGCGTACGATTTGTGAACCCCTTCGTGATATATTCCGTTTAAGTTTGAGTCATGGCAAGCACCATACCACCAACCACCGTTATATGTCTGAGCACAACTACTATCCCAGGTGTCCTGATCTTTATCCTTTGTGCTGAACTTCATCCCATTGGAACTCGGTATGAAAGAGTCACTAGCATTACCAGAATATGACCCAACATTGAGAACATATCCTGATGCTTCGTTTCCCACTTCGAAAGTTTTATATTGAGCGTACCTACTGTTGCCATCAAAATCTGACAAGTCAAATCGAATTGTTTGCGGAGAGTTTTTCGTCAATCTACTAATTTTGTCCAGACCTAGCCAGAactctttcttcaaatcgcCAAACCCATTTTTGTAGTCAACCCAATCTTTATAGAAGTTGACAGACccgtcttctcgtctctgAAAAACGACCCAACCCCCACCATCTGTTTCCATGTCACAATAGACGTCAAACCAGCCATGCCCGTCCATAGGATTAATCTCATAAACACCACTTTTAGTGAAACCGTATGTAAGAATTTCTTTGCAGTTACGAAACACGATACTTCCTCTAACCGAAGAATTGTCCACGAGGCCCTTCTCAATTCGCTCCAGCGTACGTTCAATCGCGGCGAGACGATGAGAAATCGACTTTTCTCCGTCATTGATGTTGATACTCACATTGACGCATTTGCTACTCACTTCGTAATTGCTTCTTGCAGCCAAAGGAGCCGAGAGTACCGAGTTTATGTGACTCAAGGCGACCAAGCAGAAGAGAAGGTGATTCATGACTCTGAATTGATTTCTGAAGCTGCTGGCCGGCTATTTATACTATTCTCGTAAACAGGAAACGCCGGCGTTTACGATTTATTCGAGGAAACCGTTTCACAAGCGACCACGCGAAAACCCGGCACATCTGCTTACCCCGGTGCGACGTTCGTTACCATATGACATGATTAGGGCTGTTGAAAGCGGAGGGCATGGCGAGAAACGGCTTCAAAGTTTCGGCGGTTGCGTGCGCATACGAAGGACGTATAAAATACTCACGTGACAGACAAAGATTTTCTTAGAAGAAAACAAGGACAGACCACTCACAACACAGGGAAATCAAAAGACGTTCAAGTAGTAAGGATTGTTACTTCGGACGCACCTTCATTTCGGTAAACTTCAGTGAATAATTATACCCTTTCCACGCACGCCAGTTAACACCATTACCAGGCCTTGTGTGAACTCCTTTGTAATAGAATCCGTTCAAATTTGAATGATGGCAGATACTATACCACCAAGCTCCCTTATATAAAATGGCACAATTGTGTGGATCGGTGTCCTGATCTTTATTCCTCGCGCTAAACTTACTCCCATCTTGGAACGTAAAAGAGTCACCAGCGTTCCCAGAATATGACCCAATATTGAGAACATATCCAGATGCTTCGTTTTCCACTTCAAACGTTTTATACTGAGCATATCTACTATGCCATCAAAATCTGAAAGGTCAAATCGAATTGTCTGCGGAGACTCTTTGGTCAGTCTACTAATTTTGTCCAAACCTAGCCAGAACTCTTTGTCCAAATCGCCGAATCCATTTTTGTAGTCAACCCAATCTCGATAGAAGTCGACAGACCCGTCTTCCCGTCTTTGAAAAACAGCCCAACCCCCACCATCCGTTTCCATGTCACAGTACACTTCAAAAGGTCCGTAACCATCGCCTGGATCAATAGTATACACACCACTTTCATTGAAACCTTGATCGAGAGTGTCTTTGCACGTACGCAGAGGAGTACGTTCATGTGCAACGTTGGTGTTTTCCAAAATTCGCTGAAGAATCTCTTCTATGACAGTGAGACGACTCTTCACATCGGCGCAACAACCAATAGGCTCAGCGGCGCTGCTAAAGCCTGATCCACCGTGACTGTTGACATTGACAGTAACGGATACACCGTCAGCAGCGCTGTTATTGCAATCAGAAGCGCTTTCCCGTCTCGCTACAGGCTCTGATGCAACCCAGCCAGCAGTGGCCAGGcagaaacaaaagaagatAGACAGCTGCACCATTCTTGCACCGACTTGGCGGAAAGTTGATCTGGTTCtactgaagaaaacgctcacTTATATACGTGCAGCAGCTAGCATAGGATATCCACACCTAAACCGGAATCATTTAGAACAaggcaaacaaaaaacattcCGTAAAATAAGCATGTCGTAGCAAcgttttcctccttttctaCGTTACACATAGATAGCAGTGTGGTCAAACAACTCCATATATAGCCAATTGATAGAGCTGCCGTTTCATTCTCAAATTGACCCCGTGTTCGGTGCAGCTCCAGCTCCGGCAGCGGCTCGGGTTCCGTCGTACAGTTAAATCTTCGACCCACCTAACTGACCGCGAGAGGGCATCCGTCCGACTCTTTTTCCTAAGCGCGGACGCCACagatagaaagagaaacaactTAGGGCAAAGGCACAGAGCCAACGGGTTAGATAATAGAGATAGTTGCAGCTCACAAGCTAGATGAACACAACGCGAACGGAGTCAATGACTATGCGCGTTGCGTTCCTTAGCGACGGTGAGCCCGctgaaagtgacgtcgaagtAGCTGCTTGTTTTTTCAAGTGACAACTAAGCGTCCTTCTTGTGAGCGCAAACGCTCCTTTCATGATAGAAAGTAAACCCGAGTATGCTACctattaaaaaatcaatactaatAATACGATGGATGATGAGACGAGTCCATCAATAACAATAAGTATGCAAGCTAAAGGAGACGCTTGAGTAAAAGAGGTCCGTGAAAATGATAGAAAGCATTTGGAAGCTCGTCCCGTTTGTCACTAATTCTGAGGGCATACACTGTGGAAACACACAGCAGCTAGCTAGGGTTGAGACAGGTTGAGACTGGTTGATTCCGTTGAGACAGGGGTTGAGAGGCTTAGGCCAAGCAAAGTAGCAGAAACATCAGCTATTTGAAGACGCTAAAGTAATCCTAAGACCAGTCGTGCGGCTTTTCGTAAACAGGAAAAGCCGTCTCTCCGTTTAGGGATAGAAGAAAACCCGGGCGCCATAAAATTGCGGTACGATATTCGTTTCTCAACCAAAAGACGTGATTAGAGCTGGTCCGGCAAGACTGGCCATGGTTTATTCGAAGAACCCGTTTCACAAGCGACCACGCGAAAACCCGGCACATCTGTTTACCCCAGAGCGACATTCGTTACACGCGGAGGGCATGGCGAGAAAAGCTCCAAGGTTTCGGCGGTTGCGTGCGCATACGAAGGACGTATAAAATACTCACGTGACAGACAAAGATTTCCTTTGAAGAAAACAAGGACAGGCCACTCACAACACAATAACATCAAAAGACGTTCATGCACAAAAGATTGTTACTTCGGACGCACCTTCATTTCGGTAAACTTCAGTGAGTAATAATACCCTTTCCACGAGGACCAGTTAATACCATCAGCGGGCGTTTTGTGAACTCCTTTGTAATAGAATCCGTTCAGATTTGAATTATGGCAGGAAGTATACCACCAAGCACCCTTATATTCAAAGGAACAACTTTTACCCCAGGTGTCCTGATCTTTATCCCTCGTGCTAAACTTCATTCCACGTTGCTGTGAAAAAGAGTCACCAGCATTACCAGAATATGACACAACATCAAGAACATATCCAGATGCTTCGTTTCCCACTTCAAACGTTCTATACTCAGCATATCTACTGTTGCCATCAAAATCTGACATGTCAATTCGAAGTGTTTGTGGCGACTCTTTTGTCAGCCTACTAATTTTGTCCAAACCTAGCCAGAACTCTTTATTCAAATCGCCGAATCCATTTTTGTAGTCAACCCAATTTCGATAGAAGTCGACAGACCCGTCTTCCCGTCTTTGAAAAACGGTCCAACCCCCACCATCCGTCTCCATGTCACAGTACACTTCAAAAGGTCCGTGGCCATCGCCTGGATCAATAGTATACACACCACTTTCATCGAAACCTTGGTCGAGAGTCTCTTTGCACGTACGCAGAGGATCACGTTCAGGAGCCGCAGTAGCAGATGGAGTAGCCTCATTGGTGTTTTGCAAAATTCGTTGAAGAATCTGTTCTATGACAGTGAGGCGACTCTTCATATCGGCGCAACAACCAATAGGCTCAGTGGCGTCGCTACAGCGTGATCCACTGTGGCTGTTGACATTGACAGTAACGGATACACCGTCAGCAGTGCTGTTATTGCAATCAGAAGCGCTTTCCCGTCTCGCTATAGGCTCTGATGCAACCCAGCCAGCAGTGGCCAGGcagaaacaaaagaagatAGACAGCTGCACCATTCTTGCACCGACTTGGCGGAAAGTTGAACTGCTTCtactgaagaaaacgctgcCTTATATACGTGCAAAAGTGCAGGATATCGGTACCTTAGCCGGAGTTATTTAAAGCAAGGCAAAAAAATATTCCGTACAATACGCACGTCGTAACATCGCTTTTCCTCCTTCTAAGGACACACAGGTAGTAATGGGGTCAAACCATGCATAGCTATGGCCAAACAACTCCATATATAGCCTATTGATAGAGCTGCCGTTTCATTGTCAAATTGACCCGGTGTGCAGTGCAGCTCCAGCTCCGGCAGCGGCTCGGGTTCCGTCGTATAATTAAATCTTTGACCCACCTAACTGACTGCGAGAGGGCATCCGTCCGGCTGCGGACGCCACagatagaaagaaaaacaatttaaGGCAAAGGCACACAGCCAACGACTTGGTGAGATAAGGCTGGAAGAGgctctacaaaaaaaaaaaaatagtTTTTTGACCAAGCTCAGTGCGGTGATCACGACCTTCGACGAAGCTTACAGTGCAATCATTTCGCCCTTTAGCCGAGTCCTGGTCTGTCCGTCTGCAAGAGAGACGTCATTCGGGAGCTGTTTGGATTGAGTAGATGCGTCATGGACCCTAGAAGAGACATGGATGCGTGGAAATCCCGAAAGTGTAGTCGAGACATTATTTTCCGCCTTACTTCATCGTCAGGGTGCTTAGAGTGCCCATGAAGACCGTTAGAATGACaacgaaaacgccgaaaaGCGTGCCACGACTTCGCTACACAGGGCCGGCGGAGTGTTTTTGAAGTTGGCCCGGCAGTTTTCGCGCGCGctgcgcgcgcgaaaattttttgaccacgcccactcgagacattgtttttaattaactcaCTCAAAAACATCTTAGCCTACTATTTTTTATAAAGGCTGGATCTCTTCTTGTACTCGCCATCAGTTTTTCTTACCGTGAGAAGCAGTCATGCAGACGTGACAGAATGCCGCGTCAAGACGGATGTTATAATGAAGCCAGGAAATTCTTCGCACCAGTTGGAACGAAAGCTTCTCTTCACGATGTTTGCTCCGGATCCAAACGAACGCTTTCGGACAAACAAACGAAGTCCCAGGGTGAAAAATCGGCGGAATCCGGCTAGAATCCGTAGAGGACTCAGTGGCAGCCATGTTAGACCATAGTGGTTAGACGACGTTGCATATACGGTAAGGCGCCTGTATATGTACACTAATCCGCTATACGTGATATAGCTACGGCCAGACTGCCTAACGtcaatataatttttttggctttaCAAAATGTTGGTCCGGCAGCTGCCGGACCTGCCGGACCCGTCGCGCCGGCCCTGCTACAACTTTATGATCTCTGAGgacaatcacgtgattgcTGCAGGAAGCAAGTCCGAAGTTTTTTATTTGTGGCTAGACAGTATTTCGTCAAATAGCAAAAGACAGCAAAAAGACAATACTAGTCAGGAAGAGATAGTGAGAAAGCGCTTGTGAAAAAGATGCAACGAGTCAGTTTGGACGAACTTTCATTTCAGTGAACTTCAGCGAATAATAAGCTCCCCTCCACGCGGACCAATTAATGCCATCAGCGTATGATTTGTGAACTCCTTTGTGATACATCCCGTTTAAATTTGAAGAATGGCAAGCACTATACCACCAACTGCCTTTATATGCTTGAGCACAACTACTACTACTCCAGGTGTCCTGATCTTTATCCCTTGTGCTgaacttcatcttcattcCAC
This window contains:
- the LOC136194361 gene encoding microfibril-associated glycoprotein 4-like produces the protein MVQLSIFFCFCLATAGWVASEPIARRESASDCNNSTADGVSVTVNVNSHSGSRCSDATEPIGCCADMKSRLTVIEQILQRILQNTNEATPSATAAPERDPLRTCKETLDQGFDESGVYTIDPGDGHGPFEVYCDMETDGGGWTVFQRREDGSVDFYRNWVDYKNGFGDLNKEFWLGLDKISRLTKESPQTLRIDMSDFDGNSRYAEYRTFEVGNEASGYVLDVVSYSGNAGDSFSQQRGMKFSTRDKDQDTWGKSCSFEYKGAWWYTSCHNSNLNGFYYKGVHKTPADGINWSSWKGYYYSLKFTEMKVRPK